Proteins encoded by one window of Trueperaceae bacterium:
- a CDS encoding ABC transporter permease: MRRVGARTAVAAATLAAVVAAAAVGPVVWSVDPTETRLLARLQPPVFAGGSWAHPLGTDPLGRDVLARVLYGARVSLLVSVTATVVGGGVGTLAGLAAGFAYGRPLDTLVTFLVDVQLALPFLLLAIAIALVFGSSLPILVALAALAAWPPYARVARGVTLALREQEFVLAARALGGRDVHVMLRHLLPNLAAPIAVLATLGIGNLILFESALGFLGIGLPPPAPSWGTMIGEGREYLSRAWWVATVPGAFLVLVTVSVGVLGDDFRDRLDVRTEL; the protein is encoded by the coding sequence GTGAGGCGCGTGGGGGCGCGCACCGCCGTCGCCGCGGCGACGCTCGCGGCGGTCGTGGCGGCCGCGGCCGTCGGTCCGGTCGTGTGGTCGGTCGACCCGACCGAGACGCGCCTCCTCGCCCGCCTCCAACCGCCGGTGTTCGCGGGGGGGTCGTGGGCCCACCCGCTCGGGACCGATCCGTTGGGGCGCGACGTGCTCGCGCGCGTCCTGTACGGTGCGCGCGTCTCGTTGCTCGTCAGCGTCACCGCGACGGTGGTCGGGGGCGGCGTCGGGACGCTCGCCGGCCTTGCGGCGGGCTTCGCGTACGGACGGCCGCTCGACACCCTCGTGACCTTCCTCGTCGACGTCCAGCTCGCCCTCCCCTTCCTCCTGCTGGCCATCGCGATCGCGTTGGTGTTCGGCAGTTCCCTGCCCATCCTCGTCGCGCTCGCCGCGCTCGCCGCATGGCCCCCGTACGCCCGCGTGGCGCGCGGCGTCACGCTGGCCCTTCGCGAGCAGGAGTTCGTGCTGGCCGCACGCGCCCTCGGAGGGCGCGACGTGCACGTGATGCTGCGCCACCTGCTGCCCAACCTCGCGGCCCCCATTGCGGTCCTCGCGACCCTCGGGATCGGCAACCTCATCCTGTTCGAGAGCGCCCTCGGGTTTCTCGGCATCGGCCTTCCACCGCCCGCCCCCTCCTGGGGAACCATGATCGGGGAGGGCCGCGAGTACCTGTCGCGCGCCTGGTGGGTCGCCACCGTCCCCGGCGCGTTCCTCGTGCTCGTCACCGTCTCGGTCGGCGTTCTCGGCGATGACTTCCGGGATCGTCTCGACGTCCGTACCGAGCTTTGA
- a CDS encoding alkaline phosphatase family protein, with amino-acid sequence MAGLILVMIDGVSADTFRIRRGRLANLASLAASGLVVERLSAAVPGTSLPGRASILTGAPARRNGVYGNRLLDEAHGAFRYASPYDVRLPTLPRLAREAGSTTAAVGMGMVRPEDVDVFAHPWWVGSFVQRARDARPEPLANGWENVAGTLDPSGALAEAAAKAGVPDAFDALDLDDASVAAMAGFLGDRRVAEWVGALATSDDAPDLIVTELLMTDTVQHRSGYDTPLSQWTTTLMDGLIGDLLARLRDAGREDAYDLMILSDHGHGPVERALRPDVLLPGETFVSEGGLLHVLTPDAPTRERVTGILAEVGAQAYPTAYLPDDLQGVLSSFLAPDGVSFEHDGEAPDGPWATPSAVSSHGKRPGHPDDDRFLLLAGPRIEGGVVPRAEAADVAATAARLLGLDVAPFEGTPLV; translated from the coding sequence ATGGCGGGATTGATCCTCGTGATGATCGATGGGGTGTCGGCGGATACCTTCCGGATTCGTCGTGGGCGCCTGGCGAACCTGGCGTCGCTCGCGGCCTCCGGGTTGGTCGTGGAGCGCCTGTCCGCCGCCGTGCCGGGGACGTCGCTCCCGGGGCGCGCGTCGATCCTGACGGGCGCCCCCGCGCGGCGCAACGGGGTCTACGGGAACCGCCTGCTCGACGAGGCGCACGGAGCGTTCCGGTACGCGAGCCCGTACGACGTGCGCCTCCCGACGCTGCCCCGCCTCGCGCGGGAGGCGGGGTCGACGACCGCAGCCGTCGGGATGGGCATGGTGCGTCCCGAGGACGTCGACGTGTTCGCGCACCCGTGGTGGGTGGGTTCGTTCGTGCAGCGCGCGCGGGACGCGCGCCCCGAACCGCTCGCGAACGGCTGGGAGAACGTCGCGGGCACGCTCGACCCGAGCGGGGCGCTGGCCGAGGCCGCCGCGAAGGCCGGCGTCCCGGATGCGTTCGATGCGCTGGACCTGGACGATGCGAGCGTGGCGGCGATGGCGGGGTTTCTCGGCGACCGTCGGGTCGCGGAGTGGGTCGGGGCGCTCGCGACGAGCGACGACGCCCCCGACCTGATCGTCACCGAGCTGCTGATGACCGACACGGTGCAGCACCGCAGCGGGTACGACACGCCCCTCTCGCAGTGGACGACGACGCTGATGGACGGCCTGATCGGGGACCTGCTCGCGCGCCTGCGTGACGCCGGCCGCGAGGATGCGTACGACCTGATGATCCTCTCCGATCACGGCCACGGGCCGGTCGAGCGGGCGTTGCGGCCCGACGTGCTGCTCCCGGGGGAGACGTTCGTGAGCGAGGGGGGGCTGCTGCACGTGCTCACCCCCGATGCGCCGACGCGTGAGCGCGTGACCGGCATCCTGGCGGAGGTCGGTGCGCAGGCCTACCCGACCGCGTACCTCCCCGACGACCTTCAGGGGGTGCTGTCGTCGTTTCTCGCGCCCGACGGCGTGAGCTTCGAGCACGATGGGGAGGCGCCCGACGGGCCGTGGGCGACGCCATCGGCGGTGAGCAGTCACGGGAAGCGTCCCGGCCATCCCGACGACGATCGCTTCCTGCTGCTTGCGGGGCCCCGCATCGAGGGGGGCGTCGTCCCGCGCGCGGAGGCGGCCGACGTGGCGGCCACGGCGGCGCGCCTCCTCGGGCTCGACGTCGCCCCGTTCGAGGGGACGCCGCTCGTCTGA
- a CDS encoding ExeM/NucH family extracellular endonuclease, translating to MRDAPHPRWAAPVTTRAVAALGAAALLASACAQDPPALDPRCRPGAAPDPTPLHAVQGHGPTSPLENRRATVQGVVTAAFQGDPTDRFRRDLGGFYLHTPPGQDDGDPATSEGLFVESAASVSVGAVVRAAGTITEAYGMTTLTGVREVVDCGARVAPPAPVPLRLPADDAAREALEGMPVRLPQALAIAEYYNYDRFGEVVLALPQEGADRPIQATHRFAPDDPRAAAWEAAQEPRRITLDDGRNDQNPSPVRHPDGTVFGLEHRFRGGDAVRGATGMLHYAYGAWRIHPTAPAEHLRRAPIPSAPPDVRAADGTPPDVVVATLNVQNYFVDVGDDCGPTGGMECRGADDARELARQRAKLVAALAALDADVLGLVELQNDPNDRAAADLAAGLRDATGHPWRHVAVGAMGTDAIAQAVLYRPDVVAPVGTPAVLDDVAFTDPRATGRGKNRPALAWSFVPADRSSVGGGGAVTIVVNHLKSKGSSCGAGDDGPLQGSCAGTRTDGVRALLAWLEQAPTGVDAPWLVLGDLNAYPKEDPIAALLAGPDATPRTPDDPVDLLASEGPDPVTTFVFDGRFGRLDHAVAHPDLATGTPAGGPRVTGAAVWPINAPEVDLIDYDLTYKGPAEADLYAPDPFRASDHDPVRVGLAFDDGP from the coding sequence ATGCGCGACGCGCCTCACCCTCGATGGGCCGCTCCCGTCACGACGCGTGCCGTCGCTGCGTTGGGAGCCGCCGCCCTCCTCGCGAGCGCCTGCGCGCAGGACCCGCCCGCCCTCGACCCCCGCTGCCGGCCCGGCGCGGCGCCCGACCCGACGCCCCTGCACGCCGTCCAGGGGCACGGCCCGACCTCCCCCCTCGAGAACCGCCGCGCCACGGTGCAGGGCGTCGTCACCGCCGCCTTCCAGGGCGACCCCACGGATCGGTTCCGGCGGGACCTCGGCGGGTTCTACCTGCACACGCCCCCCGGCCAGGACGACGGCGACCCCGCGACGTCGGAGGGCCTGTTCGTCGAGAGCGCCGCCTCGGTGTCGGTCGGCGCCGTCGTGCGCGCGGCCGGGACGATCACCGAGGCGTACGGCATGACGACGCTGACCGGCGTGCGCGAGGTCGTGGACTGCGGCGCGCGCGTCGCGCCCCCCGCGCCGGTCCCCCTCCGCCTCCCCGCCGACGACGCCGCCCGCGAGGCGCTCGAGGGCATGCCGGTCCGCCTCCCCCAAGCCCTCGCGATCGCCGAGTACTACAACTACGACCGGTTCGGCGAGGTCGTCCTCGCCCTCCCGCAGGAGGGCGCCGACCGCCCGATCCAGGCGACGCACCGCTTCGCCCCCGACGACCCCCGCGCCGCGGCCTGGGAGGCCGCCCAGGAACCCCGACGCATCACCCTCGACGACGGCCGCAACGACCAGAACCCCAGCCCCGTCCGGCACCCCGACGGCACCGTCTTCGGCCTCGAGCACCGCTTCCGGGGCGGCGACGCGGTGCGGGGCGCGACCGGCATGCTGCACTACGCCTACGGCGCCTGGCGGATCCACCCCACCGCCCCCGCGGAGCACCTCCGCCGCGCCCCCATTCCGTCGGCGCCCCCCGACGTGCGCGCCGCGGACGGGACGCCCCCCGACGTCGTCGTCGCCACCCTCAACGTCCAGAACTACTTCGTCGACGTCGGCGACGACTGCGGCCCGACCGGCGGGATGGAATGCCGCGGGGCGGACGACGCCCGCGAGCTGGCGCGCCAACGCGCCAAGCTCGTCGCCGCCCTCGCCGCCCTCGACGCCGACGTCCTCGGCCTCGTCGAACTGCAGAACGACCCGAACGACCGCGCCGCCGCCGACCTCGCCGCCGGCCTGCGCGACGCCACCGGCCACCCCTGGCGCCACGTCGCGGTCGGCGCGATGGGCACCGACGCGATCGCGCAGGCGGTCCTCTACCGCCCCGACGTCGTCGCGCCGGTCGGGACCCCCGCCGTCCTCGACGACGTCGCCTTCACCGACCCGCGCGCCACCGGCCGCGGCAAGAACCGTCCCGCCCTCGCCTGGAGCTTCGTGCCCGCCGACCGCTCCTCCGTCGGCGGAGGCGGGGCGGTGACGATCGTCGTGAACCACCTCAAGAGCAAGGGCTCGTCCTGCGGCGCCGGCGACGACGGACCGCTGCAGGGCTCCTGCGCCGGCACCCGCACCGACGGCGTCCGCGCCCTCCTCGCCTGGCTCGAGCAGGCCCCCACCGGCGTCGACGCCCCCTGGCTGGTGCTGGGGGACCTGAACGCCTACCCGAAGGAGGACCCCATCGCCGCGCTCCTCGCCGGGCCCGACGCGACCCCGAGGACGCCGGACGACCCCGTCGACCTCCTCGCGAGCGAGGGCCCCGACCCCGTCACGACCTTCGTGTTCGACGGGCGCTTCGGCCGGCTCGATCACGCCGTCGCGCACCCCGACCTGGCGACCGGGACGCCGGCCGGAGGGCCGCGCGTCACCGGCGCGGCGGTGTGGCCCATCAACGCCCCGGAGGTCGACCTCATCGATTACGACCTGACCTACAAGGGTCCCGCCGAGGCGGACCTGTACGCCCCCGATCCCTTCCGCGCCAGCGACCACGACCCGGTCCGGGTCGGGCTGGCCTTCGACGACGGCCCCTGA
- a CDS encoding ABC transporter substrate-binding protein, with translation MTLRMPRRNFLKGVAAAGAAAGVGPFPTFAQAMRPALRVGINAEIASWDPHHQAGSIVGNRYYGLAFDQLVRKDLDGSLIPMLATSWVADGTTWRFDLREGVRFHDGSVMTADDVVFSLERLLFSEYESAIRPTFTPYVREVRATGPLQIEIVTPTRDPLLPRRIATPFVAIMPRAAVEAAGFDAVQTAPIGAGPYKVEAWDVGSSVTFTAHEDYWMGTPPLSELTLNLIPENATRVAALQAGEIDVATTLPPDLLGQVERTADLQVADVLLYNFMHVYFNTVEGVTANPDVRRALALGIDRGLIADALWGGRVAVMRDYYLPSEFGYDPDRAPFPFEPDAATAALDAAGYAGEPLAFTPPATYYTNGRLVTDAINEMWQAIGVNVEYEPLELAQWAERSFARANVATLQSFGTGGDPATGFIAEYLAENWIAQYYPASDRFKALAREAASTLDEDVRYRNYRAIADILDRDVPFTPLYQSVEFYGMRSDVRWRPHPNFFLDFRPDALEIG, from the coding sequence ATGACCCTGCGCATGCCCCGCCGAAACTTCCTCAAGGGGGTCGCCGCCGCCGGCGCCGCCGCCGGCGTCGGTCCGTTCCCCACCTTCGCGCAAGCGATGCGGCCCGCGTTGCGGGTCGGCATCAACGCCGAAATCGCGAGTTGGGATCCGCACCACCAGGCCGGCTCGATCGTCGGCAACCGCTACTACGGCCTGGCGTTCGATCAGCTCGTCCGCAAGGACCTCGACGGGTCGCTGATCCCCATGCTCGCCACCTCCTGGGTCGCGGACGGGACGACCTGGCGCTTCGACCTGCGTGAGGGGGTCCGCTTCCACGACGGGAGCGTCATGACGGCGGACGACGTGGTGTTCAGCCTCGAGCGGCTGCTGTTCAGCGAGTACGAGAGCGCGATCCGTCCGACCTTCACGCCCTACGTCCGCGAGGTGCGCGCTACCGGTCCGCTGCAGATCGAGATCGTGACGCCGACCCGCGATCCGTTGCTGCCGCGCCGCATCGCGACGCCGTTCGTGGCGATCATGCCGCGTGCGGCGGTCGAGGCCGCGGGGTTCGATGCGGTCCAGACCGCGCCGATCGGGGCGGGGCCGTACAAGGTGGAGGCGTGGGACGTCGGGAGTTCGGTGACCTTCACCGCCCACGAGGACTACTGGATGGGCACGCCGCCGCTCTCGGAGTTGACGCTGAACCTGATCCCGGAGAACGCGACGCGCGTCGCGGCGTTGCAGGCGGGCGAAATCGATGTCGCCACGACCCTCCCCCCCGACCTCCTGGGGCAGGTGGAGCGCACGGCGGACCTGCAGGTGGCCGACGTGCTGCTGTACAACTTCATGCACGTCTACTTCAACACCGTCGAGGGCGTCACGGCGAACCCGGACGTCCGCCGCGCCCTTGCGCTCGGGATCGATCGCGGCCTGATCGCCGATGCCCTGTGGGGCGGCCGGGTGGCGGTCATGCGGGACTACTACCTGCCGAGCGAGTTCGGGTACGACCCCGACCGCGCCCCGTTCCCCTTTGAACCCGACGCCGCCACGGCGGCGCTCGATGCGGCGGGGTACGCGGGGGAACCGCTGGCCTTCACGCCGCCCGCGACGTACTACACGAACGGGCGTCTGGTCACCGATGCCATCAACGAGATGTGGCAGGCCATCGGGGTGAACGTCGAGTACGAACCGCTCGAGCTGGCGCAGTGGGCGGAGCGCAGCTTCGCGCGCGCCAACGTCGCGACGCTGCAGAGCTTCGGGACGGGGGGCGACCCCGCGACCGGCTTCATCGCCGAGTACCTCGCGGAGAACTGGATCGCGCAGTACTACCCGGCGTCGGACCGCTTCAAGGCGCTCGCGCGGGAGGCGGCGTCGACCCTCGACGAGGACGTGCGGTACCGGAACTACCGCGCGATCGCCGACATCCTCGATCGCGACGTGCCGTTCACCCCGCTGTACCAGAGCGTGGAGTTCTACGGCATGCGGAGCGACGTGCGGTGGCGCCCGCACCCCAACTTCTTCCTGGACTTCCGTCCCGACGCCCTCGAGATCGGCTGA